Proteins encoded in a region of the Hyphomicrobiales bacterium genome:
- the plsY gene encoding glycerol-3-phosphate 1-O-acyltransferase PlsY: MPDPISWSLELPYYLMWLLFGYLLGSIPFGLLITRFSGQGDIRTIGSGNIGATNVLRTGNKKLAALTLASDVLKGTAAVLIAGHFMGQDPAVCAGLGAFLGHLFPIWLKFKGGKGVATYIGILAGLFWPAFLVFAVIWLATALIFRYSSLAALIATLATPFVLRGFDAFQFSELFALLTLLAWVKHHENIRRLISGTESRIGSKG, from the coding sequence ATGCCTGATCCAATAAGCTGGAGCTTAGAGCTGCCTTATTATCTTATGTGGTTGTTGTTTGGCTATCTTCTGGGTTCTATACCGTTCGGTCTTCTTATCACCCGCTTTTCAGGTCAAGGCGATATTCGCACGATCGGGTCCGGAAATATTGGCGCTACCAATGTTTTACGCACAGGCAACAAAAAACTCGCTGCCCTGACGCTGGCGAGTGATGTTTTGAAGGGAACCGCAGCGGTTCTTATTGCCGGCCATTTCATGGGACAAGACCCTGCAGTATGTGCAGGACTTGGTGCTTTCCTTGGTCACCTCTTCCCAATTTGGTTGAAATTCAAAGGCGGCAAGGGTGTTGCCACATACATCGGCATTCTCGCTGGACTATTTTGGCCCGCCTTTCTTGTCTTTGCCGTAATCTGGCTCGCGACCGCTTTGATCTTTCGTTATTCATCACTAGCCGCGCTTATCGCCACACTGGCAACCCCCTTCGTACTGCGGGGTTTTGATGCCTTTCAGTTTTCAGAACTTTTTGCATTACTGACTTTGCTTGCATGGGTGAAGCATCATGAAAACATCCGGCGCCTGATATCTGGCACCGAAAGTCGAATTGGCTCGAAGGGTTGA
- the dprA gene encoding DNA-processing protein DprA, with protein MLRPSLSDEQRIAWLRLARSERIGAVTFHNFINRYGSAQAALDALPDIINRNKSKAGARICSRNEAEHELEEAARHGISYVAVGEAEYPSLLRETEGNPPFILVQGKTNFDALPHVAIVGSRNASIAGQKMASTLAGELSDAGHVVVSGLARGIDSAAHKASLKTGTVAVIAGGHLRLYPPENISLATSIIDNGGSIVTEMPPNFEPRGKDFPRRNRIISGLSLGVVIVEAARRSGSLITARLAGEQNRQIFAVPGSPLDPRADGTNNLIREGATLIRSAEDIINDLRPMRTFEDSGATDGQEPFRLEAGNDDEFSVDIVPEEVIDIVLNGLSQSPVHQDDIIRITELSAAGVISSLCELEVSGRIERLEGNTFILSP; from the coding sequence ATGTTGCGTCCATCTTTAAGTGATGAACAACGGATTGCGTGGTTACGGCTTGCACGCAGCGAACGAATTGGAGCCGTTACATTTCATAATTTTATAAATCGGTATGGCTCCGCCCAAGCAGCGCTAGACGCGTTGCCCGATATTATAAACCGTAATAAATCCAAAGCAGGGGCACGCATATGTTCGCGCAATGAGGCGGAGCACGAGTTAGAAGAAGCCGCCCGTCACGGCATATCCTATGTTGCGGTTGGTGAGGCTGAGTACCCAAGCCTGTTACGTGAAACAGAAGGCAATCCACCTTTTATTTTAGTTCAAGGCAAAACAAACTTTGACGCGCTCCCTCATGTTGCAATCGTCGGATCGCGCAATGCATCCATTGCAGGTCAAAAGATGGCGTCAACTCTTGCTGGAGAACTTAGCGATGCGGGACACGTCGTCGTTTCCGGCCTTGCCAGAGGCATAGATTCTGCCGCTCACAAAGCATCATTAAAAACAGGCACAGTTGCAGTGATCGCTGGTGGTCATCTTCGGTTGTACCCACCAGAAAACATCTCTCTCGCCACAAGTATTATTGATAATGGTGGCTCGATTGTCACCGAAATGCCGCCAAACTTTGAGCCACGTGGCAAAGATTTTCCCCGTCGCAACCGAATCATATCCGGCTTATCACTTGGTGTTGTTATTGTGGAAGCCGCGCGTCGGTCAGGCTCTTTAATTACCGCGCGCCTTGCAGGAGAACAAAACCGTCAAATTTTTGCCGTGCCTGGTTCACCACTCGATCCTCGCGCAGATGGCACCAATAACCTTATTCGCGAGGGCGCAACACTTATCCGATCCGCTGAAGATATCATAAATGACCTGAGGCCGATGAGAACTTTTGAGGATTCTGGCGCAACTGATGGACAAGAACCCTTTAGGCTGGAGGCTGGCAACGATGATGAATTTTCAGTAGACATTGTGCCAGAAGAAGTCATCGATATTGTCTTGAATGGGTTGAGCCAATCACCCGTTCATCAAGATGACATCATTCGGATTACAGAGCTATCGGCGGCTGGCGTTATTTCAAGCCTTTGTGAACTTGAGGTTTCAGGGCGTATTGAGAGGTTGGAGGGGAACACCTTCATCTTGTCGCCTTAA